The stretch of DNA GGATGGATCAGGCATGCAAAAAGATTGGGTCCCAGGGGTATTACAGGAGAGGACATAAGGTGTGGTGTGGATGAGAACCAGGGTTGACTAGCACTCATGTATTTCTACAGTATGCCTCCAACTATTCTATACATGGATGTGTGGTGAATATGTATGGTTTTGTGCATTGCTCTACGTGAATTACCAAAACCACACTGCAGGGATTTCTCATTCCCCCCTCCTAGTCTCaggccatggttctctgctGGAAGATGGTGGATCGCTCCCTTCAGGTTGGGAGTGCGTTGCTGCCTCAAGTGAAAAGAGTTGAAGTATCTCagcaaacagctgtttaaaCAATTTAACAGTTTGGTGGCCTGGAATGTAGACCTTCACGCTTTTGGTCTATATCAACGACAAAAAAGAttatatacttttatatttatatatattgatatacaGTCTGTAGCCAATTCTATACACTTCATACCTGCGTCAAGACCTATCACTCTCGGTGAATACTTTCAAATTAAcgtgacaaaataaaaataaaaaataatataaactgTAGGTATCAGAAAAGAATTAACAGTAATGATAATTACTATTGATAATGTTCTATTTTATTGTCTAGTGGTCACAGAGCCTACAGCTCCGCATTCTGTCATGGGAATAATACCAACTTCATTATCTGTGACCCTTGCCTTTACGGGCCCTATCAGTATAATTATTGTGACTtagaattggaaaaaaaaatagattttttttcttatccaaGGTTGGCGACTGACCCATCAACGCTTAATCACGCGAGCTGCAGAGTGGGCCGTGTCATAGGAGTTTAGTtaagaggggggaaaaaacgcGTGGACCAACTGAGCGCCTTCAGAGGGGAACTAACATTTGCACTCGCTGTTGTTACATCTAAAGATGCCCCCCGATGAGGCGGTGGTGTTCTCGGCTACCCGCTGACGGAGCTCTGACACCAGCCGATGGACTGAATGAGTCTGCCGACTGTTGGCAGCGGTACCGTAACGTGAACCAACATCGCACATAACTGGCGACGACGGAGCCCTGCTGCGTGAACGCCAAAGACTCCGACTATAAACACGAAGTTACGTCAGCCGAAGCGATTTTCTGCCACACGCTAGCACCAAAGACTCTGCTAGCGCCTCATCAAGCTAGCCAGTAGGTAGGGGTTAGCCgggtagctaatgttagctggcAGTGCTATTTTTAGTGGACCTCTGTGCCATCAGTGGGAAAATCGTCCGGCGATTAGTATTGACAGCTTAATCTGAGAGGCTTTTGTATATCCTATGATCTTAAAACGCTAGTTGTCTGCACCAAAATGTCCACGACTTCGTTGGATAAAGAATTGCAGGAGCGACTGAGAGAGGCGTCTGCCATCGGGGATATCGACGAAGTGCGGACGCTGGTGGAGAGCGGAGTAAATGTTAATTCACAGAACGAAATAAATGGATGGTGAGTGTTTTTTAATGAGTGAACGTGGCCTTCGCCGCGCAAGCCAACAAGTGTTGGTTTGCTTTACAGATTTGTAAATATTCAGCTTTTGGCGCTCATTGAAAAGTTCAGTGCAGTCATTGCAGCCCAATGCGTTGTTACAGGGATTAAAACCGGTCAGTGTGATCCTATTAGGCAGAAGGAGGCTTGTTAGGCTGCCTTTATGTCAGCTGTTATATTATTTATCCAAACAGCATATAAACGCCTTGTTAGCTAGTGTTTTGGGATGGTTTTGACGttttaaatggcatttttcTGGTCCTCTCGATAAACAACGGAAAGCACCAGTGAGTGAAACTGATTTGACAGGCCTGCTCTTATTGCCAAAGTTAGTTAGTTTATTGACTTAATTGTCATATTGCGAACATGAAATaactttacaaaataaaataagaatattAGGTCAAAATGGTCCACACAGGCACTGCCATGTTCAGGTGGTGTTTGACTCCAGCTTCCCACTTCAGTAAACAACCTGTGTTACAACAGGTTGAACCATGTAACTGTCATTGAGCGAATGATCTCCAGTACAGGCCAATTATAtggatttaaattaattttatcgTATCATATATGTTGTAGTTTTTTGGCTCATTAACCTGTGTTCTCTCTCCAATAATCCCACCAGGACATGCCTACACTGGGCATGCAAGAGGAACCATAAGCACATAGTGTCCTACCTACTCAGTTGTGGCGCAGACAAAGAAATCCTCACGGCTAAAGATGAGCTGGCCTCACAACTCACATCCAAACCAGAGATCAAACGACTGTTAGGAGGTATACTACCCTATTTCTGACTCCCTTGTTCCCCGTTCCAGTCACATCGTTATAAATATGTCTTTATTTGTTAATGACGTGATGCATCAGTTGCAGTCCATACAGTCCATGTGTTACTTTGACATGTAATGTACAGGTTATTGCATTTAGTGTTGATGGTATATCTGTATTTACAGCTGTTAATAGCTCTGACAGAGACAAATGCTGTCTGGGCTATTGCCTTGAGCTTTTTCTAAGGAAATAATCCTCTTCTTTTTTATGCACATTATTGCCACAGTTGAGGTGGAGGAAGTGCCTGAAGTCAAGGAGCCTGAGCTGCCAATCATTCCCAACTACCTGTCTAACCCGCCCTTCATGTACTCCAAGATGGATAATAAGTCAGAGGTCATCCTGGCACAGCAAATTACACAGAATGGTTCTGGAGAACACgctgaggacacacacagcGATTCAGCCTCTCTATCTCCAACCCATGAGCCTCAGAAATCACAGAGCCTAATCTCTGACAGCCCCACTCCTCCCTCAAACCCTACTACCCACAGCCAAGCCCCGGCTGGGGAATTCATTCCTGTGACTGAGCAAAATGGTGTGTTACCCAGCCTGGGCTCATCCCACAACCATGCTGTTGTTAACTGCACAGTGCCCATGGACCTGTCAGTTGAGCCGCACCTTGTCAACCATGCTGACTATCCGCATGCAGTGGCACACAATGGCACCATGTGCTCACCTCCGTTGGCCTCACCCAGCCCCAGCCTGGCCAGTAGCAGTGGGAGCCAGGTCCAGGCCCCGGTGGCCAGCACCAACCCAACCATGAGCAGGCAGCAGTCTATCCCACAACAGCTAAGCTACGGCCAGGCCGGAGGGCCCGTGCCAGCTTTCCAGCCTTTCTTCTTCACTAGCACCTTCCCAGTCAATGTGCAAGGTGAGAGAGAAACCGTATGTTCATTATGTCTAACCCCCTGTCCATACATACAGACTGGAGACCGACAGTATACCATTCATTGCGAATGTAACCCTTGAAAATCTTGCCAGTGCCACTTTATGTCCATATGTGTTTACAGTGGTAAAGCTTCTGGTAGACTCTGGAGTTCTGGCTTTCATTTGTCAGGTCTAAGTGGTTACTTTTTGTCAGTCAAGTGACCGATAGGAGCACAGGCATGGCGACACTCTCGTTTGCCTGTGCGTTTGCAGCCAACTTGTCAAACCAGAAAGGGTTGTTAGTAGTCACGTACTGTAATGACTGAACTGAGACAGCAACATCCTAAACAGTCCATCCCATCAAACgacattttttaaacacaagatGGTCAGAATGGGGAGGGGTCGATCAATTTTTTCCTACGTTTTAGAGAAATTACGACACAGAGCAAGTATTTGTTTGGAACGTGCATGAGGGTGGTGCAACAGACGCCATCATTCATGATTGTGTTACCTTATTTGTAACACATGTCATTCATAAGCATGAAATGTTTATAATTAAATCAGTGACCCTCACCTTCGGCTATGACCgtcctcttcttaaaaagcacAGTATCTTTGTTAATAGAGAGGTATCACTCTGGTCCTTCTGTCTAGAATTGGTGCTGAAAGTGCGTATCCAGAATCCCAATGCACGGGAGAACGACTTCATTGAGGTGGAGCTGGACCGCCAGGAGCTCACCTATCGCTCCCTCTTGAGGGTCTGTTGCCGTGAGCTAGACATCAGCGCTGAGCACGTGGAGAAGATCCGCAAGCTGCCAAACACTATGTTGAGAAAGGTATGGGAAAGAAAGCTGCATAATGTACACAAGTTTATGTCAATGATGGTATTTTAAAACCCTTAGCACCGGATTTCCGCAatttgcaacaaaaacacactcctCCTCGGACTCATACCTCAGTAAAATCTGCACTTTCTGAGAATCATCATGTTGTTTAAGTTTtcttcactgtcaaaataatccagtgatagctttctgtacatccatgggcacattacaaacaaaaactgctaatagctaattcagcaCACTTCTAATGAACTAACTTGCCAGAATTTTAAGACGGGCTGAAAAAAGTGGGGCTCAAATTGTAGCTCACAGCTAACTAACTGACTTCAATTAAAACATTATACTTTCTCTTTACATCCCCCAAATGTgttatgggaactgtagttccaaAACTTTGAGCAGGATTATCCCCCAAACAGAAGTGagacaaagaataataatgCCTTGTGTAAAAATGCTCCCTATCCcaaacagctttaaaaatattaaatttgccctctgtctctgcctccctctctgtatGACTAATGCATGCACACTGGAAGTGACACAGCCCCAACTCTCTAATTAGGTTGTTTGGGACTGACTTTACCCGTGAAACCTCCCTTACCGTCTGCGTACATTGTATTTGTGTCATTACCCACTGCCTCTGACAAGTAATGACGGTGTAGTGCCTGGCCAGACTGAAAATTATTATCAAATGGAAGCTTTTCggattagggctgcaattacGATGCATTAATGCTTAGTTTCAGTATCGATTAatgtgttgattattttttcagttcacTTTTTAGTCTGTGAAATGCCACATTGCAATTTCCCAAAGCAACATGATGATGTGTCAAGTGAATCAGTGAATGTTTGCCAATTTTGCTGGGCGGATAAATTAATATAGTAACCTGAGataatgctttcattttccttctcttttctatGCACTATGGATGTTAGTTGAGGTAGAAAGAGTGAGAccttttaatcttttcaaaTGGACTTTCTATACTGTTGGCCTGATCAAAAATGAATGACTAGTAgttaaatgtgtcttttttccttccctgtcCAGGACAAAGATGTAGCTCGGCTGCAGGACTTTCAGGAGCTGGAGGTTGTGTTGGAGAAAGCTGAGGGCCTGTCCCTCTTCTCTGGTACCGGGGGCCTAACAGACAGACCCTGCTACAACATGAAGGCCTCCCGCCTCACCTACTAGAGCAACCACAGAGCCCGAGGTCTCCCTGCTAATGATGGGCTTCTGTAGCTACCCTCAAGCAACCATAACTAGTTGCCTGCCCAGGTCCCTTGTAACAGCTTTGTTTAGCTTTGGTGTTTGGCCAATTTCCTAACtgggatttcttttttcaagttcTGTAGCTATTGtgctcctcctgtcctcctctggcCCTCCTGTCGCTTTAGTGTACCCAACCAGTTCTAAGCGATTACTGATGCATGGTGTACTCGATTATGTGCGAAAGTATTTGggcccctctctcctctctttatctctgttctCTCCTCCCACTGGACTTTGTGCCAAGGCTCTAGTTGGACAACAGAGGGGGACACTGGCCTGTCTTCCTTATGGACTGGACTTGAATGGGACTCTGCAATAGCCTTATATGGACACATCCCGATACCGGCTGTGAACTATGGTCACAGAATAAAATGGTCTGATGAGACTGGGAGCAGAGGACGACAGGAAGGATTTACATAACTCTTATTGATAAGATCATCCTCAGACCATGGATCAGGACGAGTTGCAGCACAGTATTCCTGCACACGGCAACTTGGATTTCTAACAAATTGACCTATAGAGTGTTATCAGATATTCTAGCTGGCGTACACACTTTCATACATGCTGTAGGCATAAACCTTAGTGTCTTTTCCTGAAGAGGGCATCCATTACCGGCCTAATTGTTACGGCGGAGGTAATCTCACACCAGGTGAGATTTAGGTAACTTTGGACTAATAGTACTTTTATTTGCTgaccacatatacagtatgctttaATCTGTATCCACACAAGGATGGATACATTTGAGTAGGAGTGCTGATTTCCGTACATATTTAAGTCATTCAGTTTTACACTGTGGAAAAGGAATAATTAGTTTTGTTTGAATTGTTCGCACCTGTGTCTTTTCATGTGAGACAAAAACTTCATTTATATTGTAGAGATAAACATGCAGCAACTTCAAGcaggacaatttttttttttttatattctacaATGCATTGTCACTTCTCTTTTGCAGGGTGTGTTACTCAATTCAGTCAGCATAACACTTTAACTGTCAGctgtgatgtatttatttttaatttctgagtCATGTTGATTCTTACTAATATAGAGAGACTGTGCATCTGCGTTCTAGAGCAACAAAGCTCAAGTCCCAGCAAAGGTTGTGTATGAGGCATACACTTAATTTATCATATAAATTAAGCCCTCTGTTGAGTATTTTCCGTTGCTGTCTTTCTGTGTAACTGTAATTagaatcaaaaccaaaaactaatCTAGCCAGCAAAGATACTAACTGCAGAAAAAACTATCACCGCTTCAGAAAAGAATGCTGTCTtgttatatctttttttttctcccccaagtgaagatgaaagaaatAAGATATCTTGGTTTTATGATTGAGTGCTTCCTGGTTCCTCCAACACGAATCcaaattattatttctgatacgtttatttttattgcactgCGTTCACCACAGTTTAAACCTAGGCTACCTATACGGTGACcagatttctttaaaaatgtatcaactGAAAGCACCACAGAATATCAGTGTATATGGCTTCAGTTTGGTTGTCTAGGACAGTCTAGTGAT from Xiphias gladius isolate SHS-SW01 ecotype Sanya breed wild chromosome 3, ASM1685928v1, whole genome shotgun sequence encodes:
- the ankrd40 gene encoding ankyrin repeat domain-containing protein 40, producing MSTTSLDKELQERLREASAIGDIDEVRTLVESGVNVNSQNEINGWTCLHWACKRNHKHIVSYLLSCGADKEILTAKDELASQLTSKPEIKRLLGVEVEEVPEVKEPELPIIPNYLSNPPFMYSKMDNKSEVILAQQITQNGSGEHAEDTHSDSASLSPTHEPQKSQSLISDSPTPPSNPTTHSQAPAGEFIPVTEQNGVLPSLGSSHNHAVVNCTVPMDLSVEPHLVNHADYPHAVAHNGTMCSPPLASPSPSLASSSGSQVQAPVASTNPTMSRQQSIPQQLSYGQAGGPVPAFQPFFFTSTFPVNVQELVLKVRIQNPNARENDFIEVELDRQELTYRSLLRVCCRELDISAEHVEKIRKLPNTMLRKDKDVARLQDFQELEVVLEKAEGLSLFSGTGGLTDRPCYNMKASRLTY